The proteins below are encoded in one region of Mycobacterium botniense:
- the mntR gene encoding manganese-binding transcriptional regulator MntR, which translates to MSSDDEPGTLTTVAQDYLKVIWTTQEWSLEKVSTKMLAEKIGVSASTASESIRKLAEQGLVDHEKYGAVTLTESGRRAALAMVRRHRLLETFLVNELGYSWDEVHDEAEVLEHAVSDLLIARIDAKLGFPQRDPHGDPIPASDGQVPTPPARQLWACRDGDTGTVARISDADPEMLRYFDSVGIHLDSRVEVLARREFAGMISVAIRSNEGSDTTVDLGSPAAQAIWVVPC; encoded by the coding sequence GTGAGCTCTGACGACGAGCCGGGCACTCTGACCACGGTTGCGCAGGACTACCTGAAGGTCATCTGGACCACTCAGGAGTGGTCGTTGGAGAAGGTCAGCACCAAGATGCTGGCCGAAAAGATCGGCGTGTCGGCCAGTACCGCGTCGGAGTCCATCCGCAAACTCGCTGAGCAGGGCCTCGTCGACCACGAGAAATACGGTGCGGTGACGCTGACCGAATCCGGGCGGCGCGCGGCACTGGCGATGGTGCGCCGGCACCGGCTGCTGGAGACTTTCCTGGTCAACGAGCTCGGCTACAGCTGGGACGAGGTGCATGACGAAGCCGAGGTGCTCGAACACGCCGTCTCCGACCTGCTGATCGCGCGGATCGACGCCAAACTCGGGTTTCCCCAGCGCGACCCGCACGGCGACCCGATCCCGGCTTCTGATGGGCAGGTGCCCACGCCGCCGGCACGTCAACTGTGGGCCTGCCGCGACGGGGACACTGGGACGGTGGCCCGTATCTCTGATGCCGATCCGGAGATGCTGCGCTATTTCGACAGCGTCGGGATCCACCTCGACTCGCGGGTCGAGGTGTTGGCCCGCCGTGAATTCGCCGGCATGATCTCGGTGGCGATCCGCTCGAACGAGGGCAGCGACACCACCGTTGATCTCGGTAGCCCTGCGGCGCAAGCGATCTGGGTCGTGCCTTGCTGA